Proteins encoded together in one Planctomyces sp. SH-PL14 window:
- a CDS encoding DUF3168 domain-containing protein, whose protein sequence is MSVQAAICEVLAANADVVALVEQRIRPSRMDPNDPRPFVVVKATETPWKGLSGGRAKSGEAKLFMTAVSESTEAEAHAIAEAVRAAVSKFRGLKSDRIITAAWEDDTEGDWDPVQNGGCDGDWWLETVGFVLNWKRPE, encoded by the coding sequence GTGAGTGTTCAAGCGGCGATCTGCGAAGTCCTGGCAGCAAACGCCGACGTCGTGGCGCTGGTCGAGCAGCGGATCCGGCCGAGCCGAATGGACCCCAACGACCCGCGTCCGTTTGTGGTCGTGAAGGCGACCGAAACACCCTGGAAGGGACTGTCCGGCGGCCGGGCGAAATCCGGCGAGGCAAAGCTGTTCATGACCGCCGTTTCCGAGAGCACGGAGGCGGAGGCCCATGCCATCGCCGAGGCGGTTCGGGCGGCGGTCTCCAAGTTCCGCGGCCTGAAGAGCGACCGAATCATCACCGCGGCGTGGGAAGACGACACGGAAGGCGATTGGGACCCCGTTCAAAACGGGGGCTGTGACGGCGACTGGTGGCTGGAGACCGTCGGTTTCGTA